GTCACCTGAAGGAAAAAATATATACTGAGCTTAGTGGCGGGGAACAGCAAATGGTATTGATTGCCAGAGCGCTGGCGCAGACTCCGCAAATATTAATCATGGATGAGCCCACCTCCAACTTGGATTTCGGGAATCAGGTAAAAATAATTAATCATATCAACTCGCTGAAGCAAAAAAAGCTTGCTGTAGTAATGACCACACATTCACCGGACCAAGTATTCTTATGCGGATCCAGGGTTGTAATATTTCAAAACGGCAGGCAAACATATATCGGGGAACCAAAGTCAATCATTACAGAAGACTTGTTAAGTAGAATATATGGAGTCGATGTTAATGTATGTCAGGTGAACATAGAAGACAGCAAACCTGCTAAAGTATGTGTGCCAAAAATAAATTTTTCATAGCTGAATAGGGGAGGAAAAGAATTTGAAAAAAATTCTGATATGTATTTTTCTGGTTATTTTAATGGCGCTTTCAGGATGCTCGGCGTCCAAAAACCAAACCCGGGAAACAGCAACAAGCGGCGCAAAAACATTGTCAATAACAGATATGGCCGGAAGGCAGGTAGAAGTGCCAAAAACTATAAACAAAGTACTTAGCACTACTCCTGTAGGCACTATAATTATGTATTCATTGAATCCTAAAAAAATTGCCGGCCAGAACTGGACTCCTACAGAGACCGAAAAGGTGTATTTGGATAAAGATTATTTAAACCTGCCGATGCTATCGGGGTGGTATGCCGATGGAAAAGTCGGTAATGTTGAAGAAATCATCAAGGCGGCTCCTGACATTTTACTGCTAAATTTTTCCGGAAAAGCCACGCAGGCTAATTTAGACCAGGCCGGCAATTTACAGGAAAAACTCAAGATACCCGTGGTTATGATTGATTCAAAGATTCAAAACACGACAAATATGTATGAATTTTTGGGCAGATTGACAGACGAGAAAGAAAGAGCCCAAAAATTGAGCCAGTATGCCGGCGATTTATTAAAAGATATAGACAGCAAGGCAAAAACTATCGATGCCGGCAAAAAAGTATCGGTTTATTATGCGGAAGGAAAAGAAGGTTTACAGACAGATCCTTCCGGTTCGGAACATGCGCAAGTATTAAATCTTGTCGGCGCAATAAATGTTGCCAAAGTAGAGATCAAAGCAGTCATGGGAAGATCAGCGGTGTCTGCAGAACAATTATTGCAGTGGTCGCCCGATATGATCATAGCCTGCCATGATCAGGGATTTACGGCTGAAAGCTCTACTTACAGCGCCATGATCAAAGATACAAGATTCGCAACACTGAAGGCAATAAAAAATAACAATATATATGAAGTCCCTTACAAGCCCTTTAATTACATTGACCGTCCTCCTTCAATCAACAGGCTGATTGGACTAAAATGGTTGGGCAATCTATTATATCCCGACGTTTACAAATATGACCTTGAAAAAGATACCAAAGAGTTTTATAAGCTGTTTTATAACATAGACCTGACCCAGGAACAGATTAATGATATATATAAATATTCGAGATAAGAGGAAATGCCATGAATATTGACGCCAAAGGATTCAATAAAATAGCAAAAGATATTCTTGCGCCCGTTTACCCGGTTATTGCTGAAAATATATTCAAGGAAACGGGAATAAACCGGGGTATATGCTTAGATCTGGGCGCGGGTCCGGGAAATCTGGGATTGGAACTGGCAAAACTTGCTTCGCGCCTGGAGATTATCTTATACGATCAGTCAGAAGGCATGTTAAAAATAGCGGAAACAAACTGCTCCGATATGCTGCTTGCGGATCGTGTAAAAACCAAGCAGGGCTACGTTGAAGAGCTGCCTTTCGATGACAATACAATAGATTTAATTGTAAGCCGGGGCTCAGTTTTCTTCTGGGATGATCAATTAAAGGCTATAAATGAAGCTTACAGGGTGCTTAAACCGGGCGGACGCGCTTATATCGGAGGCGGGTTTGGAAATGAAGATCTGCTGGCAGAAATCACCAGAAAGATGCTGGAACAAAACCCCGAATGGGAGAATGACAGAAATAATAGAGTAGGCCAGCAGGGATATGAGCATTTTAAAAAGTTAATGAAGAAAACAGAGGTCCATGAATACGAAATCAGTAGAAAGCAGGCGGGACTATGGATAATATTCAACAAATAGTAAAGTGTAATATATGCGCCAGGGAGTGCGGCATAAAAGAAGGAGGCGCCGGATTCTGCCGTAAGTACACCGCAGTTGATGGCGATTTGCATGAAATTGCTCCCGACAAATACCTGGTAGTGTGCTGCATTTCAATTGAAACCATGCCAATGCAGCATTTCTATCCAGGAGGAAAGTTTCTGCAAATTACAACTACGGGATGTAATTTCGATTGCCTGGGCTGTGTATCCACTGTTGTAGTCAAAGAAATGGGAATAGACAGCACTGCTCTGCAATACATGACTGCGGAGCAGATAGTTGAAAAGGCTATAGAAGAAAACTGTATCGGGATAACTTTTCTGATGAACGATCCGATTGCCTCATTCTTCACCTTTTTAAATGTTGCAAAGAAGGCCAGAGCATCCAACCTTATGGTCGGATGCTCAAGCAACGGTTATTTCACTGCTGAGTCTTCTCAACAGCTTGCTCCTTATCTGGATTTCATAAATATTGGGATAAAGGGTTTTTCGGATGAAGAATACCAGGCTTGCGGCGCAGCCGGCTTTAAACCTGTGCTTGAAAGCATAAAAACCTTTATTGGCGCAGGAACGCATGTAGAGGTATCTTGCACTTATAAAAAATATGATGAGCCGGGCATTGGGAAATTTGCCGCCTGGCTGACAGAATCAGATTATAACATACCGCTGCAAATAATGAGGTATATACCGCTTGAAGAAGCGGCTCCCGAATTCGAACCCACCATAAATGAAGCTGAATGTCTATGCCGGGCATTAAAACAAACCTTGAATCATGTCTATTTATTTAACAGCCCGGGAACAGAGTATTTAAATACTTATTGCCCGGAGTGCGGAAATGTATTGATTGCAAGAGATTTTTACGGACCGATGGGCGCAAAGACAAAAAAGATTAACAGCAGTTCTGAGGGGAAATGCCTGCAATGCAATAATTTGATTTCCATACCGGGACTGCAGCCAAGAGACGGATATAAGGAAAAAGCTTTTGAAGGCGGATATCCTTTCACAAGGGCATTGGAAATGATCCAGGCTATATTAATTGCTTCCGGTGTTGTCAAGCTTTCTGATGTAGTAAAGGTGTGGGAAAAGATATTATCCGAAGAAAACGGCCTTGATAATTTGCACCTTGATTTAAATTCAATTAGCCGGTATATTTCGGTCATTCAAAAGTTCACCAGTTATATCGGGGCTGATGAAAAGGCTAAAAAATTAACCTTATATATGCAGGAGAAAATTAATCAAATAAATGAAAAACTTGTCAATGCAGCTTTCAGACCACGAGTCTATTATGCTATGGGGAAACCTCTTTTCTGCCTGAAGGGTGAACGTTTTGAAAATCAGCTTGTTACTGCGGCCGGAGGTGTTAGTGTAAACAAGGAAGTTCAGGGAGATGGACGGCCGGGCCTGACAATAAGTGTTGAGGAATTGAACAGGCTTAACCCTGAAGTAATTTTCATTTCATCATTTATTTCCAATACCATTGAGGATTTTTATCGTGAATGCTTAACAAAAGGAATAAAAGTTGATGCGGTCCGTTCCAAGAGAATAATTAATCATTCATACCCGAACTGGGATTTCGGCAGCCCAAGATGGATCCTCGGTTTGATGAATATCGCCAATATTCTTCATCCGGAGATGTTTAGTTTTGATATGTTGGAAGAGGCAAAATACTTCTACTCCACTTTTTACAATACAGACTTTGATCCTGAACGTATTAATTTATCATTTGCAAAGCCGGTCAATAACTGGAGATGGAAGTAGCCGCTTTTCAGATACAACAAAAGAATATATACCATAACTCATTAAGCAACATTATAAATCTACCCCTTCGATTTATTCAGCAATCACAGAGCAAAGAGAAAGATGAGAACGTGCTGGTGCTTTCCCACAACGCCAAAATAATTCAAAAGATTTTACGGGACGTTTCCGATATTGTTTCTGCCGATGTTTTTGGCAGACTTAATCCCGGAGGCGTGGTCGGCAAGGATTGCGATTGCAGGTGTTTATGCGAATGCAAATGCGATTGCGATTGCAGATGCCTATGTGATGATGATGCACTTACCGATATCGTCCAGCAAATCACGCAACTCGCTAAGTTCCGCCAGTTGAGCACCCGGGTTCTCACCAACCAATTCACGCGCAAATAGTTCCCCTCACGTCTAAACTGGGAATACACGGGGAAGAACATCTATGCGCCTAATCCTTTGTCAAGCTTGACGTTAACAATAAGTCAAGTTTGTAACAATAAGTCAAGCCTGACCCCATAAATAAACACAATAAGTCAAGTTTGTAACAATAAGTCAAGCCTGACCCCATAAATAAAACATAAATAAAACATAAATTATACTTGACCAACCAAATTTTTTATATATAATTAAATGCAAACAGGTTGCAGTTGCATCTAATTTTTTTTAAGGGAGGAAAGGCTGTGAGATTAAGGTTTTTAAGTTTGGCGGTATTGCTGTTACTTATTGGATCGCTGTTATTTAGCGGATGCGCAAAGAAAAGTTCTCAAACTAACAATGCCGCTCCAGATCAAAACGCAGCTAAAAGTACTACAATTGCCGCTTCTTTTTATCCAATGTATATTTTCACTCTAAATGTTGCAAAAGATATTCCTAATGTCCAAGTTATCGATATGACCAAGCCTACAACAGGGTGCCTTCATGATTATACCGTTACTCCTGATGACATGAAAAATCTCGAGGGAGCCAAATTTCTCGTTACCAATGGCGCAGGTATGGAATCCTTCATGGACAAGGTAATACAGCAATTTCCACACCTGCAAATAATAGACGCCAGCAAAGGAATTCCCTTGATAGAAGGAGAAGGAGATGAGGGAGATAATCCTCATTTATGGGTCAGCATTTCAAATGCCATATTGCAGGTAAGAAATATTGAAAATCAATTGGCTGCTCTGGATCCGGACAATACTGCCAGGTATAAAGAAAATACGGACGCATATATAAAGAAATTAGAAGCCGAAAGAGATAAAATGCATCAAGTGTTGGATGGTATTCAAAACCGCAATATTATTACCTTTCACGAGGCATTCCCCTACTTTGCAAAGGAATTCAACCTTAATATCGCAGGTGTAATAGAACGTGAACCGGGTTCGGAACCCAGCCCCCAGGAGCTTGCTGATACAATTAAAAAAGTTAACCAATTAAAAATAAAAGCCCTTTTCGCAGAACCACAGTATCCTGCAAAAGCCGCCGAGATAATTGCAAAAGAAACGGGAGCAAAAATTTATACGCTTGATCCGGCAGTTACAGGACCTATGGATGCGGACGCATATATCAATATTATGGACAGTAATCTAATAACACTGGAAAAGGCGTTAAAATAATGCTGCACGAGGATGTTAAAAAGAAAGAATGTATAACATGCGGCTGCGGTTTGTGCTGCACTAAAATACAAGATTTGAGCGTAACCCGGAATCATACAGAAATACTGAAGGATGTCGATCTCCACATTCATTGCGGAGATTTGACCGCCATCATAGGCCTTAACGGCGCCGGAAAAAGCACACTTTTAAAGGCAATCCTCGGAGAGATCCCCCACACCGGGGAACTGACCTTTCTTGACGCCGACAACAGACATACAAGGCGGCCTGTGATAGGTTATGTTCCACAGAAGCTTGATTTTGACTACGGTTCCCCGGTAAGTGTCCAGGATGTATTTGCGGCCGTGCACACAAACAAACCTGTCTGGTTTTCGCATTCGAAAAAAATTCGTCAAAGGGCTTATGAAAGTTTGACTTCTGTTCAGGCGGCCCATCTTATAGACAGGCGGCTCGGTGTCCTATCGGGAGGAGAACTGCAGAGAGTCATGCTTGCGCTTGCCCTCGATCCCAAACCGGACCTTTTACTGCTGGATGAACCAGTTTCCGGAATTGATAACAATGGCTTAAAAGCATTTTATAAAACCGTTTCTGACCTTCGGGAGAATTACGATTTATCCATCATTCTGGTATCTCACGATTTTAATTTAGTGGCCCAATACGCCGACAGGGTTATATTTTTAAACGACAAAGTAGTCGCCTGCTCCGGAACCCCGGAAGAGGTCTTCAGCAACCAGAAGGTAATCGACACATTTGGAATGAAAATAATGAAACAACCCGTCAGTCCAGGAGGAACCGATAATTAATGCCGTCATTGTACCATCTTATTGACATATTGCTTCCTTATGAATGGGCGCACCATGTTTTTATGAAAAACGCTCTGCAGGGTGTTTTACTGGTCGCTCCAATATTTGGTTTGCTCGGAACTATGATAGTGAACAACAGAATGGCCTTTTTTGCTGACGCCCTGGGTCATTCTGCGTTAACGGGTATTGCCGTAGGTGTTATAATAGGAATGGATAATCCTTTCTGGTCAATGTTATGCTTCTCTATTCTATTAACAATAGCCATTACAATAGTTAATAACACAAATACCGCCTCAACTGACACAATTATTGGCGTCTTTTCCTCCACTGCCGTTGCGCTTGGCATTGCAATCCTTTCAATGCGGGGCGGGTTTAACAAGTACTCTGTCTATCTGATTGGAAATTTACTAAGTATTAGTTCAACAGATTTAATCATGCTGGCAATTGTGTTCGTAGTCGTGATTATTTTATGGACAACCGTTTTCAACAAACTTCTTTTAGTGAGTATAAACCAGTCGCTGGCCAGCAGCAGAAGGATCAATGTTCAATTTTATAAATATCTTTTTACTCTGACAATGGCGGTTGTTGTAACAATATCAATCCAGTGGGTAGGTATTTTAATTATAAGTTCACTGTTGATTCTGCCTGCCGCAGCAGCAAGAAATATTGCCCAGAACATGCGTCAATATCATATATACTCGGTTTCCATCGCAATCATTTCTGGCTTATCCGGGTTAGTTTTATCCTATTTCTTAGGCACTGCCAGTGGAGCTACAATAGTTTTAATATCTGCAATATTTTTCCTTGCCACGCTGGGTTTAAGATTCAGCTTTAATAACTGACATTAAGCTCAAAGAAGGATGATTGTATTGTCTAAGAACCAGACTATAACAGACTATAAAACCACAAAGCAAAGAAATAAAATCATTCAGGTATTGCAGAATGCAGAAGGGCCTTTGACTGCGGAAGAAATATATTTGCTAGTCAAAGACGAATTGCCTTCAATAGTAATTTCTACAATATACCGAAACATGGAAGCATTAAAAAACATTATCGTAAAAACTGTTTATAATGATGGGAAAGCAAGATATGCGCTTACGAAGGAGAAACATACTCATAATCTTATTTGCTTGAAATGCAAAAAATCTATAGCTATAGAAGAATGCCCTCTGGAAGCCGTGGAAAAGAATTTGGGTGAACAAAACAGCTTTGAAATTTTAGAGCACAAATTAGAGATATATGGTCACTGCAAGGATTGCAGGCTAAACAAAGAATAGGACATTTACGGCCTCCAATAAAAAGCAATTGGTCTCCGGCATAACCGGAGACCAACCATACTGCAGCATACTTATTATATGCGGCGGTGAATTTTTTTATACATATTAATTTCACTTATTATAAGCAAGTAATTTTCAGGATTAGACAACTAAATGATTATGAAAGAAGCTCTCCAACAAGCTCTTTTATTTTGTCCCTGATTTTCCGGAACACAGACATCTCATCCTCGCTGCCTGCAAAGCGAGCCGGATCTTCTACCGGACAATGAACATAATGGACCGTAGGAGGAAAAACAAAACAGCCTTCCTGAATATCACACAGGGCAACAACAAGATCGGACGAGTTTAGCAGGGCATGGTCCAGAACCTTGGATTCATTTTTTGATATATCAATGCCAACTTCATTCATAACGCTCACCGCGTTCGGGTTAACGCCCTCCGGAACCGTGCCTGCGCTGTGCGCTTCCCATTGATCGCCATACATCTTTCTGGCAAATCCTTCCGCCATCTGGCTCCGGCAGGAATTGCCCCTGCAAATAAAGATTACCTTCTTCTTTGACATACGCGTACCCCTTTAGCTAATATAATACAACAAAATATAAAAGAATGCGCTTAAACCACTGTATTTTTTAGCGCCCCAAAAATACAAGTCCCTGGCTGGATTAACCATAACCAGGGACTTTTTGTTTGCAGCTGCTGACGTCGTAATTATTATGCGTAATTTTTAAATCTATATACGTATTTAAAAATATAAAACGTTAATTGCATGGTGGATATAAATCTGTTATAATAGAGATATTCTGAATAGAGATATTCTGTTTGAAAAAGTTGATAAATTGGTGATTTTGGCATTTCAAAATCCAAAACTTCTTCGTTATAGAGACCAATTTGGCGTTAATCAAGGGATTGACGATTGAAATATCTCCACTATGTAATTAGTGTTTTAAAAATATTTTTTTACTGAGTCACCAAAGGAACGAAGCCTTTTTCTTCAGCTATTTTCTGGCCCGCATCGCTGCGTGCGAAATTGATGAATTCTGTTACCGCCGGACTTGGCATCGCCTTGGTTAAGAAGAACAATCTTCTTACCAGGGGATAAGTGCCGTCTTTGCAGGTATCAATATTGCATTTTATACCATTTAAGTCCAGCGCCTTTGCCCCGGATATATAACCCAGAGAAACAAAACCAATGGCCGACGCGTCTTGGATTACGGCAGCCTGCACTTCGCCGTTGGAATTCTTTAAAAAGGCGCCGGAGATAATTTTTTCCTTGTTCATCACTTTTGCCTCAAAAGCATCTCTTGTGCCTGATCCCTCTTCCCTGGCAATAACAGTTATTTTGCCCGCTTTCCCTCCAACCTGGCTCCAGTCAGTTACCTTGCCGGAGTATATCCCCGTCACGTCCTCTATTTTCAAGCCGCTGACCGGATTGGCGGAATTGACTATTACAGCGACAGCATCACGGGCTACCGGGTAGGAAATAAGATCGGACTCGGTCAGTTTGAGATCCCTGGAAATGGCGCCTAAGTCTACTGTTCCGGCTGCGCACTGTTGGACTCCCGCCCCTGAGCCGCCGCCGCCTGATTCAACGCGCACGTCGGGATGGAGTTTCATAAACTCTGTAGCGAGAGCTTCGGCCAGAGGCAGAACACTTGTCGATCCGGCCTCCTTGATTGTCCCAGAGAGATTGACATTGCCGCCTTCTTGAGGCGTCTTGGAAGCGCCGCAGCCTCCCATAAGTAAAGAAAGCGCTAAAAGTCCCGCAACGGCCAGCACAGCAAACTTGAACCCGGATTTTTTAAAAATCACACAATCCCCTCCATTTTTTTCTATTATTTTTTATAGACTAAAACAAAATTATTAAAGTAACGTTAACCTAAGATAAAGTTATGTTAACTTTTCATTATCTTCTTGTTAATCCTGTGTCGATTAAAAAAATAGCCTCCGGCTTGTCAAACAAGGCCAGGGGCTTTTTAATCAACCACAAACATTTATTATTTTCGCGTTGCCGGTTAAAAATACCTCAACTGCTAATACACCAGAGGCACGAAGCCCATTTTTTCAGCTATTTTTTGGCCCGCATCGCTGCGCGCAAAATTGATAAATTCCGTCACTGTTTCGTTCGGAATGCCCTTCGTTATAAAAAACAATCTTCTTACCAGAGGATAACTGCCGTTTTGACAGTTTTCAAAACTGCATTTAGTACCGTTTATTTCTAAAATTTTGATGCCGTAAACATACCCGAGAGAGACGAAGCCGATGGCGGTGGCATCCTGGGAGACAGCAGCCTGCACTTCACCGTTTGAGTTCCTCAAGAGGGCGTCAGGTGTTATTTTTTTCTGCCGCATGACAATACTGTCAAAAGTGTCCCTCGTGCCCGATCCTTCTTCCCTGGCAAACAAGATGATCCTGCCCGACTTTCCTCCAATCTGGCTCCAGTCAGTTACTTCGCCGGAGTATATTCTGGCCACGTCATCCGCTTTCAGGTTGTTGATTGGATTGCCGGGATTCACTATAACTGCGATAGCGTCCCGGGCGACGGGATAGGAAATCAGGTCGGACTCGGTCAGCTTGAGATCCCTGGAAATAGCCCCCACATCCACAGTCCCGGCAACACACTGCTTGACACCCGCCCCGGAGCCGCCGCCGCCTGTTTCCACACGCACGTCTTTATGGAGCTTCATAAACTCCAGGGCAAGACTTTCCGCTAAAGGCAGCACACTTGTCGAGCCGGCTTCCTTAATTGACCCGCTTATATCAGTCCTGCCGCTTTCCGGCGTCTTTTTTGGAGATTCGCAGCCGCTCGTCAGCAGGGAAAGCGTCAAAAAAACCGCAGATAAAAAAACAACGAACCTGATCCCGGATTTTCTAAAGGCCAAGGCTGATCCCCCTTTTGTTTTTGTTATTATAATTCATTAAAGCACAATTTACGTTAAAAATCTTAATAAAATTTTCGTTTCGCTGTTGAAAACGCCGTTTTCGGTTTTAGACAAATCCTTCAAGGTTATACTAGTTGGTGCAATACTTTTTTGAACACAGGAGGTTAGCTGATTTTAATGGGATCTATAGGCCTGAGCAATATCGCCATTTTTATTCAGGTTTTTCTGGGTGTGATTATCGGCCTTTTCTTCTGGAACATGCTCAAAACCCAGCAAGGCAATAAAACGGCTGTAAATAAAGAATCACGCAAGGAACTGGAAAACCTCCAGCGCATGCGCTCTATCTCACTCACCGAACCGCTGTCTGAAAAGATACGGCCGTCGAAGATGGAAGATATAGTCGGCCAGAAGGAAGGTTTGAAAGCCCTCCGGGCCGCGCTTTGCGGCCCCAACCCGCAGCATGTAATCATCTACGGGCCGCCCGGTATCGGCAAGACCGCAGCCGCCCGTCTGGTCCTCGAAGAGGCCAGGAAAAACCCGCAGTCACCTTTTAAAGAAAACGCCAGCTTTATTGAAGTGGACGCAACGATTGCCCGCTTTGACGAACGGGGAATCGCCGATCCGCTGATCGGCTCAGTTCACGACCCTATCTACCAGGGCGCCGGCCCCCTGGGTATTGCGGGAATTCCGCAGCCGAAGGCGGGAGCGGTTACAAAAGCGCACGGAGGAATGCTTTTTATCGATGAAATCGGGGAACTACACCCCATTCAGATGAACAAGCTGCTGAAGGTGCTGGAAGACCGCAAGGTACACCTGGAAAGCACCTACTATTGTTCGGAAGACACCAATATACCCAGCCATATCCACGATATATTTCAAAACGGGCTGCCGGCCGACTTTCGCCTTGTCGGGGCAACAACCAGGCTGCCCGAGAACATCCCGCCGGCGATCCGCTCCCGCTGCGTGGAAATATACTTCCGGGAACTTCCGCCTGGTGAGATAAGCCTAATTGCCGCAAGGGCGGCGAGAAGCACAGGGCTTTCACTGGCCAAAGAAGGTTTGAAAGTCATTGAAAAATACAGCCCCAACGGCCGTGAGGCGGTAAACATCATCCAGATCGCGGCCGGAATAGCTATTACCGAGGGCAGAAAGCAGATCCGTACACAGGACATTGAATGGGTAATCAACAACGGACAGTATTCCCCGCGCCCCGACAAGAAGATCGGCCCTTCCCCGCAGGTTGGGGTCGTCAACGGACTGGCCGTGTACGGCCCCGGCCAGGGAAGCCTGCTGGAAATTGAAGCATCTGCAATTCCCGTAAAGCCCGGTCAGGGTAAAGTAACCGTCACAGGAGTCATTGACGAGGAGCAAATTGGTGAACACGGGCATTCTTTCCGCCGGCGGAGCATGGCGCTAGCCGCAGTGGATAATGTGCTGACTGTTATGCAAAATGTGACGGGAGTGAACCCATATGACTATAACCTGCACGTCAACTTTCCAGGGGGAATTCCCGTTGACGGCCCCTCGGCAGGAGTCGCCGTGGCGACGGCAATCTATTCGGCAATCAAAGGCATTCCGGTTGACAATTTCCTCGCCATAACAGGCGAAATTTCCATCAGAGGTCTTTTAGCGCCTGTCGGAGGAATCCTGACCAAGCTGGAAGCAGCCCGCCGGGCTGGCGCAAAACAGGTCATCCTGCCTAAAGAAAACTATCAGGATATGCGGCTGAAGCTGCCCGGACTAACGATTACCCCGCTGGAAAAGCTCGAAGACGTTCTCAAAATTGCCCTTGTCAATGCAGCGGAACCAACTCCCTGCCCAAAGGCGCACAGCACAGTCCGGAAAGCAAAAAGCCCGCAGCCTGTAATACCTCTTCCCGGCAGCGGGGCTATAGGAGCTAATAATTAGGCGGAAGCATTTGACGAATTATGGAACCCTTGAAAAGCCTGGCTTTAATCAGGTTTTTTCTTCTGCTGGGAGTTATTACTGTGGCAGATTGGCGATCTTTGTGCTAAAATGATGCTAGTTAGTTATTTATTAAGATAACCAAACAGAAGGGAGCAGCTATGAGTTCCAATTTAAAACTACTTCCGTTGCTGCCTTTGAGGGGAGCTTTGGTTTTTCCCTACATGGTTATTCATCTTGACGTAGGCCGGGAAAAATCA
The genomic region above belongs to Desulfotomaculum sp. and contains:
- a CDS encoding arsenate reductase (catalyzes the reduction of arsenate to arsenite; also can dephosphorylate tyrosine phosphorylated proteins, aryl phosphates, and acyl phosphates), which gives rise to MSKKKVIFICRGNSCRSQMAEGFARKMYGDQWEAHSAGTVPEGVNPNAVSVMNEVGIDISKNESKVLDHALLNSSDLVVALCDIQEGCFVFPPTVHYVHCPVEDPARFAGSEDEMSVFRKIRDKIKELVGELLS
- a CDS encoding transcriptional repressor; translation: MIVLSKNQTITDYKTTKQRNKIIQVLQNAEGPLTAEEIYLLVKDELPSIVISTIYRNMEALKNIIVKTVYNDGKARYALTKEKHTHNLICLKCKKSIAIEECPLEAVEKNLGEQNSFEILEHKLEIYGHCKDCRLNKE
- a CDS encoding zinc ABC transporter substrate-binding protein, translated to MQLHLIFFKGGKAVRLRFLSLAVLLLLIGSLLFSGCAKKSSQTNNAAPDQNAAKSTTIAASFYPMYIFTLNVAKDIPNVQVIDMTKPTTGCLHDYTVTPDDMKNLEGAKFLVTNGAGMESFMDKVIQQFPHLQIIDASKGIPLIEGEGDEGDNPHLWVSISNAILQVRNIENQLAALDPDNTARYKENTDAYIKKLEAERDKMHQVLDGIQNRNIITFHEAFPYFAKEFNLNIAGVIEREPGSEPSPQELADTIKKVNQLKIKALFAEPQYPAKAAEIIAKETGAKIYTLDPAVTGPMDADAYINIMDSNLITLEKALK
- a CDS encoding iron ABC transporter ATP-binding protein translates to MKLQIKNLTCGYRETKIVESITFNIEGGENVCLLGPNGVGKTTFFKTLLGFLKPIGGCVLLDGKNTMKLSKRRIAQSVAYVPQAHNIPFPFPVIDVVVAGRNAHLGITSTPTKKDYDFAAECIDELGISHLKEKIYTELSGGEQQMVLIARALAQTPQILIMDEPTSNLDFGNQVKIINHINSLKQKKLAVVMTTHSPDQVFLCGSRVVIFQNGRQTYIGEPKSIITEDLLSRIYGVDVNVCQVNIEDSKPAKVCVPKINFS
- a CDS encoding SAM-dependent methyltransferase — encoded protein: MNIDAKGFNKIAKDILAPVYPVIAENIFKETGINRGICLDLGAGPGNLGLELAKLASRLEIILYDQSEGMLKIAETNCSDMLLADRVKTKQGYVEELPFDDNTIDLIVSRGSVFFWDDQLKAINEAYRVLKPGGRAYIGGGFGNEDLLAEITRKMLEQNPEWENDRNNRVGQQGYEHFKKLMKKTEVHEYEISRKQAGLWIIFNK
- a CDS encoding radical SAM protein, whose translation is MDNIQQIVKCNICARECGIKEGGAGFCRKYTAVDGDLHEIAPDKYLVVCCISIETMPMQHFYPGGKFLQITTTGCNFDCLGCVSTVVVKEMGIDSTALQYMTAEQIVEKAIEENCIGITFLMNDPIASFFTFLNVAKKARASNLMVGCSSNGYFTAESSQQLAPYLDFINIGIKGFSDEEYQACGAAGFKPVLESIKTFIGAGTHVEVSCTYKKYDEPGIGKFAAWLTESDYNIPLQIMRYIPLEEAAPEFEPTINEAECLCRALKQTLNHVYLFNSPGTEYLNTYCPECGNVLIARDFYGPMGAKTKKINSSSEGKCLQCNNLISIPGLQPRDGYKEKAFEGGYPFTRALEMIQAILIASGVVKLSDVVKVWEKILSEENGLDNLHLDLNSISRYISVIQKFTSYIGADEKAKKLTLYMQEKINQINEKLVNAAFRPRVYYAMGKPLFCLKGERFENQLVTAAGGVSVNKEVQGDGRPGLTISVEELNRLNPEVIFISSFISNTIEDFYRECLTKGIKVDAVRSKRIINHSYPNWDFGSPRWILGLMNIANILHPEMFSFDMLEEAKYFYSTFYNTDFDPERINLSFAKPVNNWRWK
- a CDS encoding ABC transporter ATP-binding protein produces the protein MLHEDVKKKECITCGCGLCCTKIQDLSVTRNHTEILKDVDLHIHCGDLTAIIGLNGAGKSTLLKAILGEIPHTGELTFLDADNRHTRRPVIGYVPQKLDFDYGSPVSVQDVFAAVHTNKPVWFSHSKKIRQRAYESLTSVQAAHLIDRRLGVLSGGELQRVMLALALDPKPDLLLLDEPVSGIDNNGLKAFYKTVSDLRENYDLSIILVSHDFNLVAQYADRVIFLNDKVVACSGTPEEVFSNQKVIDTFGMKIMKQPVSPGGTDN
- a CDS encoding ABC transporter, which produces MPSLYHLIDILLPYEWAHHVFMKNALQGVLLVAPIFGLLGTMIVNNRMAFFADALGHSALTGIAVGVIIGMDNPFWSMLCFSILLTIAITIVNNTNTASTDTIIGVFSSTAVALGIAILSMRGGFNKYSVYLIGNLLSISSTDLIMLAIVFVVVIILWTTVFNKLLLVSINQSLASSRRINVQFYKYLFTLTMAVVVTISIQWVGILIISSLLILPAAAARNIAQNMRQYHIYSVSIAIISGLSGLVLSYFLGTASGATIVLISAIFFLATLGLRFSFNN
- a CDS encoding ABC transporter substrate-binding protein, translating into MKKILICIFLVILMALSGCSASKNQTRETATSGAKTLSITDMAGRQVEVPKTINKVLSTTPVGTIIMYSLNPKKIAGQNWTPTETEKVYLDKDYLNLPMLSGWYADGKVGNVEEIIKAAPDILLLNFSGKATQANLDQAGNLQEKLKIPVVMIDSKIQNTTNMYEFLGRLTDEKERAQKLSQYAGDLLKDIDSKAKTIDAGKKVSVYYAEGKEGLQTDPSGSEHAQVLNLVGAINVAKVEIKAVMGRSAVSAEQLLQWSPDMIIACHDQGFTAESSTYSAMIKDTRFATLKAIKNNNIYEVPYKPFNYIDRPPSINRLIGLKWLGNLLYPDVYKYDLEKDTKEFYKLFYNIDLTQEQINDIYKYSR